The genomic DNA TCGGCGACGACCCGGACGAACTGGCCTCCGCCCTCGACGATATCGCCGACATTCCCGACGGGATCTAGGTCCTGTCGCTCATGGCGCACGTCCCGCCGCCCGCGGCGGTCCGCTGAACGCTGTTCGCCATAAGCGCACACCATGCAGCCTGTGGCGGTCCGCTGAACGCGGCCCGCCATAGGCGCACACCATGCGGCCTGTGGCGGTCCGCTGAACGCGGCCCGCCATAGAATCCCGTTCTATGTCGATGTACAGGCGTCTGGCGGCGGGTCGCTACCTGGCGGCCGAGCACACGCAGGGGCCGTGGGATCCGGGTACGCAGCACATGGGTCCCGTCACCGCCCTGATCGTGCACGAACTGGCGCGGACCGCGCCCCGGCCGGGCCTGGAGATGTCGCGGCTGGCGGTGGACGTGTTCGGGCCGGTGCCGGTCGGTGAGCTGGAGGTCCGCACCGATGTCGTCCGCGACGGCAAGCGGGTGCAGTGCCTGGCGGCGAGCGTGTCGGCGGACGGCCGCGAGGTGTGCCGGGCCACCGCGTGGCGCATCCGGGAGGCCGGCACGCCGGCGACGCCCGTGCCCGGCCCGCCCGCGCCCGGCCCGCCGCCGTCGCCGGACGACCGATCGTCGTGGCTGAGCACCGGATTCGGGTACGGCAGGGCGATCGACTGGCGGTTCGTCACCGGCGGGCCGATGCGGACCGGGCCGGCCACGGTGTGGGGCAGGCTGACGGTGCCGCTGGTCGGGGATGAGGAGATCAGCCCTCTGGAGCGGCTGGCGGTGTTCGCCGACAGCGGCAACGGCGTCAGCCACGCCCTCGACTTCGCCACACACCTGTTCGTCAACGTCGACCTGACCATCTCCCTGTTCCGCGCGCCCGCCGGGGAGTGGGTCTGCATGGAGGCCGCCACCGTCATCGGCCCGGCGGGGCGGGGCCTGACCCGGTCCACCCTGTACGACGAGAGCGGCGAGGTCGGCACGGCGACGCAGACGCTGTTCGTCGCGCCGCGGTAGCCGGGCACGCGATGATGGGTGCATGGTGATGGACCTCAACGCCGACCTGGGCGAAGGCTTCGGCATCTGGCGGCTCGGCGACGACCTCGCGCTGCTCGACCTCGTCACGAGCGCGAACGTGGCCTGCGGGTTCCACGCCGGCGACCCGGTGACCATCAGGCGCACCTGCGCGGCGGCCGTCGACCGCGGCGTGTCGATCGGGGCGCAGGTCTCCTACCGCGACCTGGCCCACTTCGGGCGGCGGGAGATGGACGTGGAGCCCGAGGAGCTGTGCGCCGAGGTGCTCTACCAGCTCGCCGCGGTCGACGGCATCGCCCGGGCGATGGGCGGGCGGGTGTCGTACGTCAAACCGCACGGCGCGCTGTACAACCGGGTCTGCCGCGACGAGGAGCAGGCGGCGGCGCTGATCGACGCCGTGGCCGACTACGACCCCTCGCTGCCGGTGCTGACGCTGCCGGTGTCGGTGGTCCACGCGATCGGGGCGGCCGAGGGGGTGCCCACGGTGACCGAGGCGTTCGCCGACCGGGCCTACACGTCCGCGGGCACGCTGGTGCCGCGTCGCGAGCCGGACGCGGTGATCCACGACGAGGGGACGGTCGTGGAACGCGCCGTGCGGATGGCCGTGGACGGGATGGTCACGTCGGTCGAGGGCACGGCGGTGACGGTGGGGGCGCGGTCGATCTGCGTGCACGGCGACACGCCGGGCGCGGTGCGCCTGGCGCGGGCCGTGCGCGACGGGCTGCTGGAGGCCGGGGTGGTCCTCCAGGCGTTCACGTGACCGGCGGGGCGGACGGCAGCGGGCCGAATGCCGGAGTGCGCGTGGTGACCGGCGCGCGGGTGGGGCGCGTGCGGGCGGGGGCGGGGACGTGATCCGCAGGGTCGGGGAGCACGGGCTGCTCGTGGAGACCGGGGCGCTGGAGATCTCGCACCGACTGGACGCCCTGCTGCGCGACCGGGCGCCCGAAGGGGTGGTCGAGGTCGTGCCGGGGCCGGAGACGGTGCTCGTGGTGGCGCCCGGCGCGAACCAGGACCGGCTGCGCACCGCGCTCGGCTCGCTGCTCGCCGGCGCCCGCGACGCCGCCGCCGAGCCCGGAGGCGGCCCCGAGGGGGCGGCCGTGGTGACGGTCCCGGTGGTCTACGACGGGGCGGACCTCGACGCGGTGGCGGAGCTCGCCGGGCTGACGGCCGAGGAGGTGGTCGCCCGGCACACCGGGCGTGAACTGGTGGTGGGATGGCTGGGGTTCGCTCCGGGGTTCGCCTATCTCATCGGGCTGGACCCGGACCTGCACGTGCCCCGGCTCGACACGCCGCGCACCTCGGTGCCCGCCGGGTCGGTGGCGGTCGCGGGGCCGTACTCGGCGGTCTACCCCAGCGCGTCGCCCGGCGGCTGGCGGCTGCTGGGGCACACGTCGCTGCGGGTGTGGGACACGGGGGCCGTGCCGCCGTCGTTGTTCCGGCCGGGCACGCGGGTGCGGTTCGAGCGCGCATGATCGAGGTGCTCGTTCCGGGACCGTACGCGACCGTGCAGGACCTGGGCCGCCGGGGTCTCGCCCACCTGGGCGTGCCCGGCTCGGGCGCGGCGGACGCGGAGAGCCTGCGGCTGGCCAACCGGCTCGTCGGCAATCCCGAGGGGGCGGCAGGGATCGAGGTGACCTTCGGCGGGGCCCGGCTGGCGTTCCGGTCGGGCGCCTGGGTGGCCGTGACGGGGGCGCCCTGCCCGCTGGCCGCCGTGCCGCGGGCGGGGACGGGGGTGCCGTTCTGGGTTCCGGCCGGTGGGGAGCTGCGGCTCGGGACGCCCGCATGGGGGTTGCGCAGCTATCTGGCGGTGCGTGGCGGGGTCGCGGTCGAGCCCGTGCTGGGCAGCCGGTCCACCGACTCGCTGTCCGGGCTGGGGCCGGAGCCGCTGCGGGCGGGAACGCTGCTGCCCGTGGGCGACACCGGGGAGCTGCCGCCGATCCACGTCGACCAGGCTCCCCCTCCCGGTCGCCGGGCGGGAGTGCTGCGGGTGCTGCCGGGGCCGCGTGACGACTGGTTCGCGCCTGGCGCGCTGGAGGTGCTGTGCGGGCGGCCGTACATGGTGAGCCAGGACAGCAACCGCGTGGGGGTGCGGCTGCACGGGCCGGAGCTGGTGCGGGCGCGGGAGGGCGAGCTGCCGAGCGAGGGCATGGTCACCGGTGCGGTGCAGGTGCCGCCGAGCGGGCAGCCGATCGTCTTTCTCGCCGACCACCCGCCCACGGGCGGCTATCCGGTGATCGCGGTGGTGCTGACGGCCGACCTGCCGGTGGCCGCGCAGCTCCGCCCCGGGGACCCGGTCCGCTTCACGACCCGCCCGCACCCGTGACGGCCGCCGGGACCGGACCTGTGCGCCCGTCCCGGCTCCCCGTTCCCGGCCGCGCCCGCGCCCGCGCCAACCGGCGGACATCTCATCGAGTGGCGCGGCGCGTGATGTGGACATGGGTGGCGGTCTGGGAGACGGTCGTGTCCGCGACCTCGTAGCGGCCGAGGTCGAGGTCGCCGAGCAGGCGCTCGCCCGCGCCGGCCAGGATCGGGGCGATGACGAGGTACAGGTCGTCGACGAGCCCCTCGCGCAGGAACTGCCGGATGGTGGCGGCCCCGCCGGCCACCAGCACGTCCTTGCCGCCCGCGGCGTCGAACGCCCGCTCCAGCACCGCGCCGGGCGTGTCGTCGACGAAGTGGAAGGTGGTGCCCCCCTCCATGGCGAGCGTGGGCCGCACGTGGTGGGTCATGACGAAGACGTCGTTGTGGTAGGGCGGGTTGGGCCCCCACCAGCCCCTCCACGAGTGGTCCGCCCAGGGCCCGCGCTGGGGGCCGAACATGTTGCGCCCCATGATCGTGGCGCCGATCCCGTCCTCGGCCCGGCGGACGCGCTCGTCGTCGGGGCCCTCCTCGCCGCCGTCCAGGCCGTGCGTCGCCCGGAACGTGCGGGTGGCGACCATCCAGTCGTGCAGGCCCTCGACGCCGTCGCCGAACGGCGCGTCCATGCGCTGGCGGGGCCCGGCGGCGTAGCCGTCGAGCGAGAGGGTGAAGTTGTGCACGCGCAGCTTCGGCATCGTCGATCCTTCTTCGTTTGCTGGGGTGCCGCCGGGCGGCCTACACCGGTGAGTCGGAGCGGGCGGCGGCTTCTCGACATGCCGTCGGAACTTTTCTCAGCGGCGGGTCACAGCTCGACCTGCCCCGTGACGCAGGTGACGGAGGAGCCGCCGACCCACACGCCGCCGTCGTCGTCGGTGGAGACGTGCACGCGCCCGGCCCGCCCGAGCACGGTGCCCTGGGCGGCCACGTAGGGGGCGGCGGCGCGGCCGGTGCGCAGCAGCCACTGGGCGACCGAGGCGTTGAGGCTGCCGGTGACGGGGTCCTCGACCGTGCCGACCTCGGACGGGTAGAAGGCGCGCAACTCGAACGCGTGGGGCGAGCCCTGCGGGTGGGGGCCCACCACGCCGAGGTCGAGATCGACGCGCCCGGGCTTCAGCGCGAGCACCGCCTCGGCGTCGCGGAGCAGCACCGCCACCCAGCCGGGTCCGTTGTCGGCCCACTCCAGGTCGACGATCTCGTCGCGGGCGATGCCGAGGAGGCCGGCGATGTGCCCGGCCAGCGGCTCGTCCACCGGCCCCGACCGCAGCAGCGGCGGAGCGGCGAACGCGAGGGCACGGTCGCGGTCGGAGCCGGTGGAACGCACCCGCACAAGCCCGGCTCCGCACTGCTGCACGATCTCGCCGGGGGCCTTGGGGACGCCACCGGCCTCCAGCCAGGCGTGGCAGGTGCCGAGCGTGGGATGCCCGGCGAACGGCAGCTCGCCGGAGCCGGTGAAGATCCGCACCTGGTAGTCGGCCGCCGGATCGGACGGCGGCAGCACGAACGTGGTCTCCGACAGGTTGGTCCAGTGGGCGAAGCGCTGCATCTGCTCCGTGGTCAGCCCCCGGCCGTCGAGGACGACGGCGAGCGGGTTGCCGTGGTAGGGGACGGCGGTGAAGACATCGACCTGAGCGAAAGGACGGGACATGGGGCAAGCCTGCCCTATGTCCGCGCGGCGCCGGCGCTCAGGAGGGCCTCGACCCGGGCGACGGCCGCGTCGAGCGCGGGCTGCGGCACCTGCTCGAACAGCTCCACGACGGCCCGGCCGTCCTTCGGCTCCCAGACGCCCGTGACCCGGCCGTCGTGCAGGACGACCGGCGAGATCCAGCCCGCCTGGCGGCTGACCCGCGCCTTGACCCCGGCCGGGACGAGCGGCTCCAGGCTGCGCGGCGCGCCCAGGATGTAGGGGTCGAAGCCGGGCAGCAGGTGGACCTCTCCGGCCGGCCGGGTGGCGGCGAGCTCGTCGAGGTGCTCGGTCAGGGCGAGGAGGGTGTGGCCGTCGGGAGTCCGCACCTCGGTCAGCTCGGGCGCGAGGTCGCGGAACCACGCCTTGAGCACGGCCTTGCGCGCCACTCCGCCGAACAGCCACGCGTCGAACATCTCGGGCGTCGCCGGCCCGTGGGCACCCAGGAAGGCGCGCGCGACCGCGACCCCGGCCTTCTCCTGGGGCGGCAGCTCGGCGGGCCAGCCGGGCAGCCAGCGGCGCGGCGCGGTGAACGTCACCTTGCCCGCACGCGGTGGCCCGTAGCACAGCTCGCCCAGCCGGCTGAGGGGCTTGAGCAGCACGCCCCAGCCGGAGGTGAGCCCCTCGCGCAGGTGGGCGTCGCCGGTGACCTCGACGACGGCGTCGACCAGCTCCTCGCGGGTCAGCGGCCGCTCGCCCAGCACGTGCGGCACGGCCTCGATGACGGCGCCGATCTCGGCCGCGGTGACACCGTGGCCGCGCTGCCAGGAGCCCTTCTCCCAGAAGCGCAGCGTGGACAGGGCCGAGCAGTGGGCGGGCAGCTCGTCAGAGGGCACAAGGTGCAGGGTGCCGCGCATGACCCACGTCTTGGCGAGCGTGCGGTCGGCCCACAGCGCCGTGTCGATCTCGTCGGTCGCCGGCCGGGCGCTCCTGAGGGCGACGGCGAGCCGGGCCGAGGAGGGCACCTGGGTCTGCACGCCGCCCAGCCGTCGGGCGATCGCCACCGCGCCGGGGCCGCCGGGGCCCCTCACGAACTGGCGGGCCAGCCGCCACGTCAGGATCTGCGGCCAGGTCAGGTCAAGGGTCACCGTCCACTTCTATCCGACCCGGCCGACATTTCGGGCGCCGGGGTTCAGGCGGTGAAGCCGATGTCCTCGTAGCGCAGGTTGTAGAAGCCCCGGGCGCCGACGTTGGCCAGCGTCGCGCGGACGGCGACGTTCTGCGGCCGCTGGTAGAGGGGCAGCACGTTCACCTCCTGCCAGATCAGCCGGTCGGCCTCGTTGACGGCCTCCCGCGCCCGCGCCGGGTCGAGGCTCTGGGCGGCCTTGTTCATCGCGTCGTCGATGGCCTTCGACCCGGTGCGGCCGAAGTTGGCGTTCCACGTCTTGCCGTCGGGGCTGTCGGCGTAGATGCCGTAGCTGCTCGACACCGGGAACGGGGTGCCGATGTAGGAGAAGGCTGTGATGTCGAAGTTGCCGGGGATGACGTACTTGGTGAAGAAGTCGGCGCTCGGCACCGCCTGGATGGTGACCTTGACCCCGATCTGCCCGAGCATGGTCTGCGCCAGCTCGGCCTCCGACTTGCTGACCTGCACGCCCGACGGCACCACGAACCTCAGATCCAGCGGCTTGCCGTCCTTCTGGCGGACGGCGCCGGCGAGCTTCCAGCCGGCCTCCTCCAGGAGCTTCCCGGCCCGTGCGGGATCGTGGGCGCCGAGGTCGCCGGCGTTGTCCTGGTAGCCGTCCTGGGTGTTCATGAAGAAGTGGTTGTTCAGCGGCGTGGTGGGCCAGTCGAGGCCCTGCAGGTCGGACTGGGCGATCGCCTGCCGGTTGACGCCGAGCTGGAGCGCCCTGCGGACCCGTACGTCGCGCAGCAGGTCGCTGGAGCCGTTGAAGGTGAAGTGGCGGAAGTCGGGCCCGGCCGCCTGGCGCACCTGGCTGTTCGGGGTGGAGCGGGCGCGGGCGTAGTCGGGCGCGGAGGGGCCGATGTCGGCGATGTCCAGCTCGCCGTTGCCGAACGCGCCGATCAGCGAGTCCTGCTCGGAGGCGCGGTAGACGATCTGGTCGAGCTTGGCCCGTTCGCCCCACCACCGCTCGTCGCGGACCAGCGTGATCGTCTTGGCCGTCTGGTCGAACGCCTTGAAGGCGAACGGCCCGGCCGTCACCGGGATGCGGTTGAGCCAGGCGGTGTTGAACGCCTCGGGCGTCCGGTTGGCCGAGGCGGGCAGCAGCGGCCCGAACAGCGACTGCCAGTCGCCGAACGGCCGGGCGAAGGTCACCACCACCTCGTGGTCGTCCCTGCCCCGGGCCACCTTCTCGATGTCCTGGTAGCCGGTGGACGAGACGATGTGGAAGGCGGGGTCCTCGCCCTTGAGCGCCCGCCACTGGGCCTCGTAGTCGACCCAGGTGATCGGCTTGCCGTCCGACCACTTCGCCTCGGGGTTGAGCCGGTAGGTGATCACCTGCTTCGGCTCGCGGCGGGTGACCTCGGCGCTGACCAGGTAGTCGGGGTTGGGCGTGATCTCCGCCGTCTCGTCGGACAGGAACGGCGACGGCAGCAACGCGTTGGTGATCATGGCGGCGACGGCGAGGTTGCCGTCGACGTGGTTGCGGTTCCACTGGGCGGGGAACTCGTTGACCCCCCAGCGCAGCGTGCCGCCGTCCTTGACCCGGTCGCGCGGCTGCGGGTTGACGTCGAACGCCTTGACGGCCAGGCCGCCGTCGTCACCGGGGGCGCCGCCCGGACCGCCCTGACCGCCGCAGCCCGCCAGCGGGCCGGCCACGGCCATCGCCATGATCATGGCGGTGGCGAGTCGTGTTGCTCTCATGAGAAGCGACCTTCCTGGTCTAGACGACGTCGAGCCGCTGCGCGTAGTGGCAGGCCACGTCGTGGTCATCGCCTTGTGCGTCACCGGGCCCCTCGGCACCGGGCCGGTCAGCACCGTGCTCACCGGCACCGGGCTCACCGGCACCGTGCTCACCGGCACCGGGCCCCTCGGCACGGCCCGTGAGCGGCAGTACGGCGGGCTCGGTGGTGACGCACCGGACCCGTTGCCCGTCCGTCAGCTCGGCGCGGAACTTCGGGCATCGGGTGCGGAAGCGGCAGCCCGACGGCGGGTGCGCCGGGCTCGGGAGGTCGCCTTCGAGCAGGATCCGGGCGCGGGTGCGCTCGCGGACCGGGTCGGGGAGGGGGATCGCCGACAGCAACGCCTGCGTGTACGGGTGGGCGGGCGCGCCGTAGACGGCGTCGACGGCCCCGATCTCGGCGATGCGGCCCAGGTACATGACGGCCACCCGGTCGGCGATGTGGCGTACCACCGCCAGGTCGTGCGCCACGAACAGGTAGGACAGGCCGAGCCGGGCCTTCAGCGCGCCCAGCAGATTGATCACCCCGGCCTGGATCGACACGTCGAGCGCGGAGACCGGCTCGTCGAGCACCAGCAGGCGGGGCTCCAGAGCCAGAGCGCGGGCGATCCCGATGCGCTGGCGCTGGCCGCCCGAGAAGTCCTGCGGGTAGCGCCCGGCGTGCTCGGGCGCGAGGCCGACCAGGTCGAGCAGCTCACGCACGCGCCGGGCCGGGTCGCCGACGGCATGGGTGCGCAGCGGCTCGGCGAGGATGTCGTGCACGGTCATGCGCGGGTCGAGCGAGGCCAGCGGGTCCTGGAAGACCACCTGCATGTCGCGCCTGATCTCCTTGCGCCCGGCGGCGCCGAGGCCGGCGGTGTCGCGGCCGAGCACGACGATCCGGCCCTGCTGCGGCGCGGCGAGCTCCAGGATCTCCATCAGCGTCGTCGTCTTGCCGCAGCCCGACTCGCCGACCAGGCCGAGCGTCTCGCCCCGGCGCACGTCGAAGCTGACGCCGGCCACGGCCTGCACGGTGCCGACCCGCCGCCTGAACAGCGCCCCCTTCAGCAGCGGGTAGTGCTTGACCAGCCCCTCCACCCGCAGCACCGGCGCCTCCGGCCGCACCCCCGCCACCCGCGCGCCGGCCACCGCACCCGCTGCGCCCGCGGCACCCGCTGCGCCCGCTGCACCCGCGGCACCCGTGGCGTCCCGGTCGCCGGCCATGCCGGAGGCGGCCGGGCGCGGGCCCGCCTCCTCCCACCGGACGCAGGCCGCCCGGTGGCCGGGGCCGACGTCGAACAGCGGCGGCTCCGCCTCGTCGCACACCGGCGCCCGCAGCTCGCAACGCGGCGCGAACGGGCAGCCGGGCGGCAGCGCGGCGGGCGAGGGCGGGCTGCCCTCGATGGGCGCCAGCGGCCGCCGCCCGTCGCGGTCGACGCGCGGGATCGACCCGAGCAGCCCCACCGTGTACGGCATGCGCGGCCGGTAGTAGACGTCGTCCACGTCGCCCACCTCCACCGGGCGGCCCGCGTACATGACCATCACCCGGTCGGCGAACCCGGCCACCACCCCCAGATCGTGGGTGATCATGACGATCGCGGCGCCGGTCTCGCGCTGGGCCGTCTTCAGCACCTCCAGGACCTGCGCCTGGACGGTGACGTCGAGCGCGGTCGTCGGCTCGTCGCAGATGATCACATCGGGGTCGTTGGCGATGGCCATGGCGATCACGACGCGCTGCCGCATGCCGCCGGAGAACTCGTGGGGAAAGGCCAGCGCCCGCTGCGCCGGGTTGGGGATGCCGACCAGGTCGAGCAGGGCGACGGCCTTGACCAGGGCCTGCTCCTTGGTGACCCGCTGGTGGACGCGCACGGCCTCGGCGATCTGGTCGCCCACCCGGTAGACGGGGGTGAGGGCGGACAGCGGGTCCTGGAAGACCATCGACATGGCCCGGCCGCGCAGCGCGG from Nonomuraea muscovyensis includes the following:
- a CDS encoding thioesterase family protein; amino-acid sequence: MSMYRRLAAGRYLAAEHTQGPWDPGTQHMGPVTALIVHELARTAPRPGLEMSRLAVDVFGPVPVGELEVRTDVVRDGKRVQCLAASVSADGREVCRATAWRIREAGTPATPVPGPPAPGPPPSPDDRSSWLSTGFGYGRAIDWRFVTGGPMRTGPATVWGRLTVPLVGDEEISPLERLAVFADSGNGVSHALDFATHLFVNVDLTISLFRAPAGEWVCMEAATVIGPAGRGLTRSTLYDESGEVGTATQTLFVAPR
- a CDS encoding LamB/YcsF family protein, with amino-acid sequence MVMDLNADLGEGFGIWRLGDDLALLDLVTSANVACGFHAGDPVTIRRTCAAAVDRGVSIGAQVSYRDLAHFGRREMDVEPEELCAEVLYQLAAVDGIARAMGGRVSYVKPHGALYNRVCRDEEQAAALIDAVADYDPSLPVLTLPVSVVHAIGAAEGVPTVTEAFADRAYTSAGTLVPRREPDAVIHDEGTVVERAVRMAVDGMVTSVEGTAVTVGARSICVHGDTPGAVRLARAVRDGLLEAGVVLQAFT
- a CDS encoding 5-oxoprolinase subunit B family protein, whose translation is MIRRVGEHGLLVETGALEISHRLDALLRDRAPEGVVEVVPGPETVLVVAPGANQDRLRTALGSLLAGARDAAAEPGGGPEGAAVVTVPVVYDGADLDAVAELAGLTAEEVVARHTGRELVVGWLGFAPGFAYLIGLDPDLHVPRLDTPRTSVPAGSVAVAGPYSAVYPSASPGGWRLLGHTSLRVWDTGAVPPSLFRPGTRVRFERA
- a CDS encoding 5-oxoprolinase subunit C family protein, with product MIEVLVPGPYATVQDLGRRGLAHLGVPGSGAADAESLRLANRLVGNPEGAAGIEVTFGGARLAFRSGAWVAVTGAPCPLAAVPRAGTGVPFWVPAGGELRLGTPAWGLRSYLAVRGGVAVEPVLGSRSTDSLSGLGPEPLRAGTLLPVGDTGELPPIHVDQAPPPGRRAGVLRVLPGPRDDWFAPGALEVLCGRPYMVSQDSNRVGVRLHGPELVRAREGELPSEGMVTGAVQVPPSGQPIVFLADHPPTGGYPVIAVVLTADLPVAAQLRPGDPVRFTTRPHP
- a CDS encoding dihydrofolate reductase family protein gives rise to the protein MPKLRVHNFTLSLDGYAAGPRQRMDAPFGDGVEGLHDWMVATRTFRATHGLDGGEEGPDDERVRRAEDGIGATIMGRNMFGPQRGPWADHSWRGWWGPNPPYHNDVFVMTHHVRPTLAMEGGTTFHFVDDTPGAVLERAFDAAGGKDVLVAGGAATIRQFLREGLVDDLYLVIAPILAGAGERLLGDLDLGRYEVADTTVSQTATHVHITRRATR
- a CDS encoding PhzF family phenazine biosynthesis protein; the protein is MSRPFAQVDVFTAVPYHGNPLAVVLDGRGLTTEQMQRFAHWTNLSETTFVLPPSDPAADYQVRIFTGSGELPFAGHPTLGTCHAWLEAGGVPKAPGEIVQQCGAGLVRVRSTGSDRDRALAFAAPPLLRSGPVDEPLAGHIAGLLGIARDEIVDLEWADNGPGWVAVLLRDAEAVLALKPGRVDLDLGVVGPHPQGSPHAFELRAFYPSEVGTVEDPVTGSLNASVAQWLLRTGRAAAPYVAAQGTVLGRAGRVHVSTDDDGGVWVGGSSVTCVTGQVEL
- a CDS encoding winged helix DNA-binding domain-containing protein, with product MTLDLTWPQILTWRLARQFVRGPGGPGAVAIARRLGGVQTQVPSSARLAVALRSARPATDEIDTALWADRTLAKTWVMRGTLHLVPSDELPAHCSALSTLRFWEKGSWQRGHGVTAAEIGAVIEAVPHVLGERPLTREELVDAVVEVTGDAHLREGLTSGWGVLLKPLSRLGELCYGPPRAGKVTFTAPRRWLPGWPAELPPQEKAGVAVARAFLGAHGPATPEMFDAWLFGGVARKAVLKAWFRDLAPELTEVRTPDGHTLLALTEHLDELAATRPAGEVHLLPGFDPYILGAPRSLEPLVPAGVKARVSRQAGWISPVVLHDGRVTGVWEPKDGRAVVELFEQVPQPALDAAVARVEALLSAGAART
- a CDS encoding ABC transporter family substrate-binding protein; the encoded protein is MRATRLATAMIMAMAVAGPLAGCGGQGGPGGAPGDDGGLAVKAFDVNPQPRDRVKDGGTLRWGVNEFPAQWNRNHVDGNLAVAAMITNALLPSPFLSDETAEITPNPDYLVSAEVTRREPKQVITYRLNPEAKWSDGKPITWVDYEAQWRALKGEDPAFHIVSSTGYQDIEKVARGRDDHEVVVTFARPFGDWQSLFGPLLPASANRTPEAFNTAWLNRIPVTAGPFAFKAFDQTAKTITLVRDERWWGERAKLDQIVYRASEQDSLIGAFGNGELDIADIGPSAPDYARARSTPNSQVRQAAGPDFRHFTFNGSSDLLRDVRVRRALQLGVNRQAIAQSDLQGLDWPTTPLNNHFFMNTQDGYQDNAGDLGAHDPARAGKLLEEAGWKLAGAVRQKDGKPLDLRFVVPSGVQVSKSEAELAQTMLGQIGVKVTIQAVPSADFFTKYVIPGNFDITAFSYIGTPFPVSSSYGIYADSPDGKTWNANFGRTGSKAIDDAMNKAAQSLDPARAREAVNEADRLIWQEVNVLPLYQRPQNVAVRATLANVGARGFYNLRYEDIGFTA
- a CDS encoding dipeptide ABC transporter ATP-binding protein translates to MTTAPATEALRTAPVLEVRDLNVWFGDVHAVRGVGYEVRPGEVLGIVGESGSGKSVTSAAVMGLLPRGARVTGSVRLHGRELVGAREKELTALRGRAMSMVFQDPLSALTPVYRVGDQIAEAVRVHQRVTKEQALVKAVALLDLVGIPNPAQRALAFPHEFSGGMRQRVVIAMAIANDPDVIICDEPTTALDVTVQAQVLEVLKTAQRETGAAIVMITHDLGVVAGFADRVMVMYAGRPVEVGDVDDVYYRPRMPYTVGLLGSIPRVDRDGRRPLAPIEGSPPSPAALPPGCPFAPRCELRAPVCDEAEPPLFDVGPGHRAACVRWEEAGPRPAASGMAGDRDATGAAGAAGAAGAAGAAGAVAGARVAGVRPEAPVLRVEGLVKHYPLLKGALFRRRVGTVQAVAGVSFDVRRGETLGLVGESGCGKTTTLMEILELAAPQQGRIVVLGRDTAGLGAAGRKEIRRDMQVVFQDPLASLDPRMTVHDILAEPLRTHAVGDPARRVRELLDLVGLAPEHAGRYPQDFSGGQRQRIGIARALALEPRLLVLDEPVSALDVSIQAGVINLLGALKARLGLSYLFVAHDLAVVRHIADRVAVMYLGRIAEIGAVDAVYGAPAHPYTQALLSAIPLPDPVRERTRARILLEGDLPSPAHPPSGCRFRTRCPKFRAELTDGQRVRCVTTEPAVLPLTGRAEGPGAGEHGAGEPGAGEHGADRPGAEGPGDAQGDDHDVACHYAQRLDVV